TATGTTTTTAATCCCGTGTCTTTTTATTATTGCTACAAAGACAACCAACTACTTTATATTCTTTCTGAAGTAAACAATACCTTTAATGAACAAAAACCAATTCTTATCCCTATTAGTCATTCTGAGAAGAAAAATGCATTCTTGTACTTTCATAAAAACAAAAAAGATTTCTATGTCTCTCCATTTGTAAAATATGATACTGATTTGCTTTTTTATTTTACTGAACCATCTGAAACTTTACTTATGAGAGTAGATTCAGGTTATTTCAATCAAAACAAACAAGAACATCACGTCATAGCTACAATGTATGGGAAAAGAAAGAAATTGACTGATAAAGAATTGATAAAACTCACAATGAAATATCCTTTTGTGACTTTTAAAGTCATTTTTGGGATCCATTACCATGCACTACTTCTTTGGTTAAAGCAAACTCCTTATTTCACAAAAAGAGAAACCGATCAAATCCTAAGAAAAATTTATTTAAAAAATGGAGGTTATACATATGAACCTATTAAAAACTATGGTCCAAAATGAATACAAAATCATAGAGCCTAAAACCATATCTCAAAAATTTTTTTATCATACATTAAAATACGCTAAAAATGGTGAGTTGCATGTAGTATTGAATGATAATGAAAGATTTGTTTTCGGTGAAAAAAATGAAA
The sequence above is a segment of the Leptospiraceae bacterium genome. Coding sequences within it:
- a CDS encoding DUF1365 domain-containing protein, translated to MKLKEFQSSLYEVTIVHRRVRYTQHLLKYRIFMFYIDIDEIEQLDKKIKLFSYNRKNIYSLYDKDHFYFYESKASIKENLERYFKEKQLIIPDKIYLLTNLRFLNYVFNPVSFYYCYKDNQLLYILSEVNNTFNEQKPILIPISHSEKKNAFLYFHKNKKDFYVSPFVKYDTDLLFYFTEPSETLLMRVDSGYFNQNKQEHHVIATMYGKRKKLTDKELIKLTMKYPFVTFKVIFGIHYHALLLWLKQTPYFTKRETDQILRKIYLKNGGYTYEPIKNYGPK